One stretch of Centroberyx gerrardi isolate f3 chromosome 13, fCenGer3.hap1.cur.20231027, whole genome shotgun sequence DNA includes these proteins:
- the insl3 gene encoding insulin-like 3 (Leydig cell) produces the protein MSATKCVVSLMVVLVAGVCAVHAQDRIKICGRELIRLAVSSCGNSRLRRSTPDLELDQHHGNSLREQGFSTEEHQATSEILGSPAPSDGESDDFFLAPHWFPQSSRVRRAAGRLSDICCEKGCSVKELIQFC, from the exons ATGTCTGCTACCAAGTGTGTGGTGTCTCTGATGGTGGTGCTGGTGGCCGGAGTGTGTGCGGTCCACGCTCAGGACAGGATTAAGATATGCGGGAGGGAGCTGATCCGTCTGGCCGTCTCGTCCTGTGGCAACTCCCGACTGAGGAGAAGCACCCCGGACCTGGAGCTAGACCAGCATCACGGCAACTCTCTCA GGGAGCAGGGATTCTCCACAGAGGAGCACCAGGCCACTTCAGAGATCCTCGGCAGCCCTGCACCGTCTGACGGGGAGAGCGACGACTTCTTCTTGGCTCCTCATTGGTTCCCCCAGTCCTCTCGCGTGAGACGTGCTGCTGGAAGACTATCCGACATCTGCTGTGAGAAAGGATGCAGCGTGAAAGAGCTGATCCAGTTTTGCTAG